Within the Streptomyces sp. R41 genome, the region ACAGGGTCGGCCCCTCATGCGGTCCCGGCTCACCGAGGTCGTCACAGGTCTCGCCGGACGCACCGGCCGCTCGCGCGGCGCGGTCGCCACCGAGTGGTTCCTGCGCTACCTGGAGCAGGTCGTACGCCCCGTGCTCTGGCTGGACAGCGAGGCGGGCATCGCTCTGGAAGCGCACCAGCAGAACACCCTGCTCCTGCTGGACCCCGAGGGCTGGCCCAAGGGCGGCCGCTACCGCGACAACCAGGGCTACTACTTCCGCGAGTCACGGCGCGCGGAACTCGACGCCCGGCTGCCCGGCATCGGCGAACACAGCGACACCTTCGTCTCCGACGAGGTCACCGACGAGCGCTTCGCCTACTACCTGGCCATCAACAACGTGTTCGGCCTCATCGGCGCGTTCGGCTCCCAACGTCTGGCCGACGAACGGCTGTTGCTCGCCGCTTTCCGCCGCTTCCTCGCCGATGTGGCCACCGGCCCGGCTCGGCTGCGTACGTCTTTGCCCGCCCACCTGCTCGACTCACCCGTCCTGCGCTGCAAGGCCAACCTGCTGACCCGGCTGTACGGCCTCGACGAACTCGTCGGTCCCGTGGACACCCAGTCCGTCTACGTCACCATCTCCAACCCCCTTCATTCCTGAGGAACATGACCCACCCCGTCTCCTGAGAGGAGCGTCGCCGTGCCTCCCACCGATGCGAGCACCGACGCCGGTACCGCCCCCGCCACCGAACTCGCCACCGACACGGGGCCCCGCTCGGGTCCCGGTTCGAGCTCCGGCACGAGCACGGACAGCGAGGACACCCTTGACCTGCGCCTCCCGGACGAGCTCATCGCGCTCTTCGCCGGGGAAGCCGGGACACGCGGCGGGGCGACAGGCGACGCCACAGCGGAGGCCATGGGCGACGCTTCGGGAGGGGCCAGAGGAGAGCGTCGGGGCATGGCGGAGAATCCCGCCGCCACGCCGGCCGACGACGACCTGCTCGACCACGTCGGGGGCTGGGGGCCGACCGCCACGCCCGTCGGTGTCTTCCACCTCGTCCCCGTGCGCGTCGAGCGCGATCTCCCGCTCATCGCTCGCTGGATGAACGACCCTGCCGTCGCGGAGTTCTGGGAGCTGGCGGGACCCGAGTCCGTGGCCGAGGAGCATCTGCGCCTCCAGCTCGACGGGGATGGACGCAGCGTCCCGTGCCTCGGGGTGCTGGACGGCGCGCCGATGAGCTACTGGGAGATCTACCGCGCGGATCTCGATGTCCTGGCTCGGCACTACCCCGCCCGACCGCACGACACCGGAATTCACCTCCTCATCGGCGGTGTCGCCAACCGTGGGCGCGGCCTCGGCTCCACCCTGCTCAGAGCTGTCGCAGACCACGTACTGAACAAGCGCCCGTCGTGCGCTCGCGTCGTCGCGGAACCCGACCTTCGCAACACCCCCTCCGTCTCCGCTTTCCTGAGCGCCGGCTTCCGGTTCTCCGCCGAGGTCGATCTGCCTGACAAGCGGGCAGCCCTCATGGTCCGAGACCGGGCCCTGCGCGATCTGTTGTAGCGCTATCACTCTTAGTACACCGCTCGTCCCGATCCGGTTCCCTGTCGAGGAGTCCCCGTGCCGAATCCATCCGTCACCCCGGCATCCGGAGAGCCGCCCAGCCTGTACGACCCGCCTGAGCTGCGCAAAGAGCGATGGGATCGGGCCGGCCGCCGCCTGCTCGCCAAGATGATCGGCGAGTTCGCGTACGAGGGGATCATCGAGCCGGAGCCGGAGCCGGAGCCGGAGCCGGAGCCGGAGCCGGAGCCGGAGCCGGAGCCGGGGCGAGACGTCATTCGGGCCTCAGCGTCGGCAGCCCCAGGAACGGACCTGTCGTCGGTCCCCGTCGCGAACCCGGAGAGGAAACCGACGGCGGCCGACAGCCGCCGTGCCCACTACACCCTCCGCCTCGACGCCGGCGGCAGCCTCTCCTTCTGCGCCCGCCGTACGGCGTACGACAGTTGGCGCGTCGATCCCGACTCGCTCATCCTCACCGAGGGAGGGGCGGAGCCTCGGCCCTTCACCGACCCCGTCGGCTTCCTCACCCGTGCCCGAGGCACGCTGGGACTCGACGGAGCGACGCTAGGTCATTTCATTCGCGAGCTGAGCACCACGCTCGCCGCGGACGCGCGCCTCGACCGCAATGCCGTCTCGGCCGCCGAGCTGGCCGAGCTGGGATACGCGGAACTGGAGGGCCACCAGACCGGGCACCCCTGGATCGTGCTCAACAAGGGCCGCCTCGGCTTCTCCGCGAGGGACGCCGCCGACTGGGCGCCGGAGGCCCGCCGAGCGACAGCTCTTCCGTGGATCGCGGTGCACACCACGCTCGCCACCTACAGGGGTGTGCGGGGCCTCGACACAGCAGAACACCTTTACGCCCGCGAGCTCGCCCCCGCCACGAGGGAGTCCTTCGACGGGGCACTCCGCGCGCGTGGGCTCACGCCGGAGTCGTACCTCTATCTGCCCGTGCACCCCTGGCAGTGGGACGACGTGGTGTTGCCGCTCTTCGCGTCCCACGTCGCCGCGGACGCGATCGTGCCGCTGCACTCGGACGGTGATCTGCGCCTGCCTCAGCAGTCGATCCGTACGTTCCTCAATGTCTCGCGGCCGGACCGGCACACCGTGAAGCTGCCCCTGTCCGTCCTGAACACGCTGGTGTGGCGCGGTATCCCGACGGAACGGACGCTCGCGGCCCCCGCCGTCACCGCCTGGATGCACGGCCTGCGTGACGCCGACCCGTTCCTGCGCGACACCTGCGCGGTGATCATGCTCGGCGAGGTCGCGTCGGTGACGGTCGGACATCCGGTGTACGACGGCCTCCCCGAAGTGCCCTATCAGTACAAGGAGCTGCTCGGAGCGATCTGGCGCGAGCCGATCTCCCGGCATCTGGCCCCCGGCGAACGCGCCCGCACCCTGGCCGCGCTCCTGCATACCGACCCGGAGGGTCGTGCCTTCACGGCTCAGCTGGTCGCCCGCTCGGGGCTGACTCCGAAGGTCTGGCTGCGCCGTCTCTTCGCGGCGCTTCTGCCGCCCCTGCTGCACTGCCTCTATCGATACGGCACTGTGTTCAGCCCACATGGAGAGAACGCGATCGTCGTCTTCGACGACCATGACGTACCCGTGCGGCTCGCGGTGAAGGACTTCGTGGACGACATCAATGTGAGCGCGGAGCCACTGCCCGAGCACGCCTCCATGCCGGACGACGTACGGCGTGTGCTGCTCACCGAGCCACCCGCGTTCCTGACCCAGTTCATCCATTCCGGGCTCTTTGTGGGGGTGTTCCGCTACCTCGCACCGCTCTGCGAGGAGCAACTGGGCGTGCCGGAGGACGACTTCTGGTCTCTCGTACGAGCGGAGATCATCCGCCACCAGACACGCTTTCCCGAGCTCAAGGAGCGCTACGAGATGTTCGACCTGCTCACTCCCCGCATCGAGCGCCTGTGTCTGAACCGCAACCGGCTGCACCTCGACGGCTACCGCGACCGCCCCGATCGCCCGCACGCCGCCGTGCACGGCACCGTCCCGAACCCCCTTCACCAGCCTTGATCACGCGGCCCGTACTCGTCTTGATCACGTCCGTCGTCGCCACCTTGATCGCCCGATTGTCAGTGGTGCCCCGTAGGGTGGCAGAGCTATGACACAGCCCTCACTCCCCGAACTCCTGCATGCCGCCGTCACCGCCGTCGGCGGTACGGAGCGCCCTGGCCAGGTGACCATGGCCGAAGCCGTCGCGGACGCCATCGACGACAGCTCCCACCTACTGGTCCAGGCGGGCACCGGCACCGGTAAGTCGCTCGGCTATCTGGTGCCCGCGCTCGCGCACGGGGAGCGCGTGGTCGTGGCGACCGCCACCCTGGCGCTGCAGCGGCAGCTCGTGGAGCGTGACCTGCCGCGCACTGTCGACGCGCTGCACCCCCTGCTGCGCCGCCGCCCCGAGTTCGCGATGCTCAAGGGCCGGTCGAACTATCTGTGCCTGCACCGCCTGCACGAGGGTGTGCCGCAGGAAGAGGAGGAGGGCCTCTTCGACCAGTTCGAGGCGGCCGCGCCCACCAGCAAGCTGGGCCAGGATCTGCTGCGGCTGCGGGAGTGGTCGGACGAGACCGAGACCGGCGACCGCGACGATCTGACGCCCGGCGTCTCCGACCGTGCCTGGG harbors:
- a CDS encoding GNAT family N-acetyltransferase: MPPTDASTDAGTAPATELATDTGPRSGPGSSSGTSTDSEDTLDLRLPDELIALFAGEAGTRGGATGDATAEAMGDASGGARGERRGMAENPAATPADDDLLDHVGGWGPTATPVGVFHLVPVRVERDLPLIARWMNDPAVAEFWELAGPESVAEEHLRLQLDGDGRSVPCLGVLDGAPMSYWEIYRADLDVLARHYPARPHDTGIHLLIGGVANRGRGLGSTLLRAVADHVLNKRPSCARVVAEPDLRNTPSVSAFLSAGFRFSAEVDLPDKRAALMVRDRALRDLL
- a CDS encoding IucA/IucC family siderophore biosynthesis protein, which gives rise to MPNPSVTPASGEPPSLYDPPELRKERWDRAGRRLLAKMIGEFAYEGIIEPEPEPEPEPEPEPEPEPEPGRDVIRASASAAPGTDLSSVPVANPERKPTAADSRRAHYTLRLDAGGSLSFCARRTAYDSWRVDPDSLILTEGGAEPRPFTDPVGFLTRARGTLGLDGATLGHFIRELSTTLAADARLDRNAVSAAELAELGYAELEGHQTGHPWIVLNKGRLGFSARDAADWAPEARRATALPWIAVHTTLATYRGVRGLDTAEHLYARELAPATRESFDGALRARGLTPESYLYLPVHPWQWDDVVLPLFASHVAADAIVPLHSDGDLRLPQQSIRTFLNVSRPDRHTVKLPLSVLNTLVWRGIPTERTLAAPAVTAWMHGLRDADPFLRDTCAVIMLGEVASVTVGHPVYDGLPEVPYQYKELLGAIWREPISRHLAPGERARTLAALLHTDPEGRAFTAQLVARSGLTPKVWLRRLFAALLPPLLHCLYRYGTVFSPHGENAIVVFDDHDVPVRLAVKDFVDDINVSAEPLPEHASMPDDVRRVLLTEPPAFLTQFIHSGLFVGVFRYLAPLCEEQLGVPEDDFWSLVRAEIIRHQTRFPELKERYEMFDLLTPRIERLCLNRNRLHLDGYRDRPDRPHAAVHGTVPNPLHQP